A window of the Lagopus muta isolate bLagMut1 chromosome 1, bLagMut1 primary, whole genome shotgun sequence genome harbors these coding sequences:
- the CPOX gene encoding oxygen-dependent coproporphyrinogen-III oxidase, mitochondrial, whose translation MAVAAQLLRGAARAPPALCAASRRWLGSAPPGIPAVRGGRRWAVAAAGALGGLGLGLWRRRASMAAAEEEEEEEEVRRRFMAPPVSGLRELRRRRRELGSRMELLIMETQAEVCRALAALDPGASFAVDTWERKEGGGGISCVLQDGEVFEKAGVNVSVVFGQLSEEAARQMRSRGKTLKATEDGKLPFCAMGVSSVIHPKNPHVPSMHFNYRYFEIEEADGTKQWWFGGGTDLTPTYLNEEDAVHFHKTLKEVCDKHDRKLYPKYKKWCDDYFYIKHRDERRGIGGIFFDDMDSPSKEEVFQFVQSCAKAVVPSYVPIVKKHCHDSYTPEEKLWQQLRRGRYVEFNLVYDRGTKFGLLTPGSRIESILMSLPLTARWEYMNTPPESSKEAEILEVLRNPKDWVH comes from the exons ATGGCGGTAGCCGCGCAGCTGCTCCGCGGGGCCGcccgcgccccgcccgcccTGTGCGCCGCGTCCCGCCGCTGGCTGGGCTCCGCGCCGCCGGGGATCCCCGCGGTCCGAGGCGGGCGGCGCTGGGCtgtggcggcggcgggggcgcTGGGCGGGCTGGGGCTAGGGCTGTGGCGGCGGCGGGCCTCCATGGCGGCGGccgaggaggaagaggaggaggaggaggtgcgACGGCGATTCATGGCGCCGCCGGTGAGCGGGCTGCGGGagctgcggcggcggcggcgggagctGGGGAGCCGCATGGAACTGCTCATCATGGAGACTCAGGCCGAGGTGTGCCGCGCTCTGGCGGCGCTGGACCCCGGCGCCTCTTTCGCCGTGGACACctgggagaggaaggaag GCGGAGGAGGCATCAGCTGCGTGCTACAGGACGGAGAGGTCTTCGAGAAGGCGGGCGTGAACGTGTCGGTGGTGTTCGGACAGCTGTCCGAGGAGGCGGCACGGCAGATGAGGAGCAGGGGGAAGACCCTGAAGGCCACCGAGGATG GAAAACTACCTTTCTGTGCCATGGGTGTAAGCTCCGTTATTCATCCAAAGAATCCTCATGTTCCATCCATGCACTTCAACTACAGATACTTTGAAATTGAGGAAGCCGATG GAACTAAACAGTGGTGGTTTGGTGGTGGAACGGACCTCACTCCGACTTACTTGAATGAAGAAGATGCTGTACATTTCCACAAGACTCTGAAAGAAGTTTGTGACAAGCATGATCGGAAGTTGTATCCCAAGTATAAGAAATG GTGTGATGACTACTTCTATATCAAGCACCGTGATGAGCGAAGAGGGATTGGAGGCATATTCTTTGATGACATGGACTCTCCTTCCAAGGAGGAAGTATTCCAGTTTGTACAGAGCTGTGCCAAAGCTGTAGTGCCTTCTTATGTTCCCATTGTAAAGAAGCACTGCCATGACTCCTACACACCAGAGGAGAAACTGTGGCAGCAGCTTCGGAGAGGACG ATATGTGGAGTTCAACTTGGTTTATGACAGAGGTACAAAATTTGGCCTGTTAACACCAGGATCAAGAATTGAGAGCATTCTTATGTCTCTGCCACTGACTGCAAG GTGGGAATACATGAACACACCTCCAGAGAGCTCAAAGGAAGCTGAAATTCTAGAGGTTCTCCGCAATCCCAAAGACTGGGTGCACTGA